From one bacterium genomic stretch:
- the pilB gene encoding type IV-A pilus assembly ATPase PilB — MSSRLPNLLISNELISQEQFLIFKSRQKDSGNTVITELTKLGVISEEQIAQFISNYYSLELVDLEKVTVPEAVLKLLSKDFIQKYQVLPLSRAGKTLRVALVDPSIDFVLEDIKFITGFNVQPAVCTETQFLRAIERYYQMGGTLNKILADMGEDAGVEVVTQSNDAELDRLKEEVETAPVVKLVDGILSDAVNRKASDIHLEPYETQFRVRFRIDGVLIEVMSPPNHLKAAIVSRIKIMAKLNIAERRVPQDGHIKMKLGEKAIDLRVSTLPTLFGEKIVMRILDKSNLTLDLNSFGFPEKALNDFEKAIRMPHGLILVTGPTGSGKTTTLYSVLSKLNTPTVNTMTAEDPVEYNFAGLNQVQVKEEVGLTFASALKSFLRQDPDIIMIGEIRDLETGSIAVRAALTGHLVLSTLHTNSAAATVTRMIDMGIERFLVSSSVNLVLAQRLIRKICKKCKVPVEVHPEALREVGLDPEKLKGHTFHHGSGCAECNGGGYRGRTGIYEVMPMTPKIREMVLDGKNTFEIEAAAVAEGMLTLRMDACEKFKNGITTIEEVLRITGEGH, encoded by the coding sequence ATGAGTTCGAGACTGCCGAATCTGCTGATCAGCAACGAGCTGATTTCGCAAGAACAATTCCTGATCTTCAAGTCACGTCAAAAAGACTCCGGCAACACGGTCATCACCGAGTTGACGAAGCTTGGCGTCATTTCCGAAGAGCAGATAGCGCAGTTTATCAGCAATTACTATAGCCTTGAGCTGGTAGACCTCGAGAAGGTCACCGTGCCGGAAGCGGTGCTGAAACTACTCTCGAAGGATTTCATTCAGAAGTACCAAGTCCTGCCGCTCAGCCGTGCTGGCAAAACTTTGCGCGTTGCGCTTGTTGACCCGAGCATTGACTTCGTACTCGAAGATATCAAGTTCATCACCGGTTTCAACGTTCAGCCGGCGGTCTGCACGGAAACGCAATTCCTGCGGGCGATTGAGCGATACTACCAGATGGGGGGGACGCTCAACAAAATTCTGGCCGACATGGGCGAGGATGCGGGCGTAGAAGTCGTTACGCAGTCGAACGATGCCGAACTGGACAGACTGAAGGAAGAGGTCGAGACTGCTCCCGTTGTCAAATTGGTGGATGGAATTCTCTCGGACGCGGTCAATCGAAAAGCTTCGGATATCCATCTTGAACCGTACGAGACGCAGTTTCGCGTGAGATTCCGTATTGACGGTGTACTAATTGAAGTGATGTCGCCGCCGAATCACCTGAAGGCTGCCATTGTTTCGCGCATAAAAATCATGGCGAAACTAAACATTGCCGAACGGCGCGTCCCGCAAGACGGACACATCAAGATGAAACTCGGCGAAAAGGCAATCGACTTGCGCGTTTCGACCCTGCCCACTCTTTTCGGCGAAAAGATCGTGATGCGTATTCTGGACAAGTCGAACTTGACACTTGATTTGAACTCATTCGGTTTTCCGGAGAAGGCGCTTAACGACTTCGAGAAAGCCATTAGAATGCCGCATGGACTGATCCTTGTGACAGGTCCGACCGGTTCGGGTAAAACGACGACTCTGTACAGCGTGCTCTCAAAGCTGAATACTCCTACAGTCAATACCATGACCGCGGAGGATCCTGTCGAGTATAACTTCGCCGGACTGAATCAGGTGCAAGTCAAGGAAGAGGTCGGGTTGACATTCGCGTCAGCGCTGAAATCGTTTCTGCGTCAGGACCCTGACATCATCATGATTGGTGAGATTCGTGATCTTGAAACCGGTTCAATCGCGGTGCGCGCCGCCTTGACAGGCCACCTGGTATTGTCAACCCTGCACACGAACTCAGCCGCCGCAACAGTGACACGTATGATTGACATGGGAATTGAGAGGTTTCTCGTGTCATCTTCGGTGAATCTGGTCTTGGCGCAGCGACTGATCCGTAAAATCTGCAAGAAGTGCAAGGTGCCGGTGGAAGTGCATCCGGAAGCATTACGGGAAGTCGGGTTGGACCCGGAAAAACTGAAAGGCCACACGTTCCATCACGGATCCGGCTGCGCCGAGTGCAACGGAGGCGGCTATCGCGGCAGAACAGGTATATATGAAGTGATGCCTATGACTCCGAAAATCAGAGAAATGGTTCTGGACGGAAAAAACACGTTCGAAATCGAAGCGGCGGCCGTGGCGGAAGGCATGCTCACTTTGCGCATGGACGCTTGCGAAAAATTCAAGAACGGCATTACCACCATTGAGGAAGTGCTGAGAATCACAGGTGAAGGGCATTAG
- the rpmE gene encoding 50S ribosomal protein L31 translates to MKPDIHPTYRLVTVECACGNSFQTRASRNDDSWKVEICSACHPFFTGQQKLVDTAGRVDKFRKKYQKFATK, encoded by the coding sequence ATGAAACCTGATATCCATCCGACTTATAGACTGGTGACCGTGGAATGCGCTTGTGGAAATTCATTCCAAACAAGAGCTTCCCGTAACGATGACAGCTGGAAAGTCGAAATCTGCTCCGCCTGCCACCCCTTCTTTACGGGTCAGCAGAAATTAGTAGATACTGCTGGTCGTGTCGACAAGTTTCGCAAGAAATATCAAAAGTTTGCGACTAAGTAA
- a CDS encoding PQQ-like beta-propeller repeat protein: protein MHLLLILILAASLWAVPIDTVWTRKFGSTLTDLSQGGSADLSGGYILTGYYQHPAPSPRGQDMLVVRVNADGDTIYSRTIGGNSSDNGADVHVSAAQTLVIGTTTSFGSNPTNIYAVALDDSGDTLWTRHYDLGGSDVAFAVKRSSNGDYYIGGYTNVSGNTNFLLIKIDSTGTLLWSRTLGGASIDWAFDVEPLNDGGCLIAGGSASFGVGAPPRMNGWLIRYEFDGDTVWTRTYGSATLDERINDIEPTDDGGFILAGYQDDPIGDLDVFVVKIDSNGTQQWSYVYGGAGDDDALGVVEDCGRFLVAGHTTSFGAGGRDAYFLALDGNGDTLWTMTLGGTLDDMLYALHSGCSISDHPGYYAAGLTRNGTSGPQDAWLVRLAVEPDLVFTSPFPCDRFVFGETINATWTDDGLEGFPHLSLELNRDYPTGSWEMINPSFPNSGSYSFNATTPSAYDCRLRLTKLGGVPGQWVSEEFSIIPPGTLQPPQVDWDSSYHQDIIRDFEYIENDGGFAYPLGQSVTKRDSIGGLLWSFAISDPGNNFNYFSGDICELGNGDILTVMSIDSAGTSDPSTMFVLRLTAAGALSPISVGGRPTGRSAGAVDIVPDATGGFWVLGSTSPEAGGYAPLPAVIHYPDVNTPQLLDMFFCIAQAAAIADSGLLIAAYSGDPFAVQQDLHVILVNESYDTLWTRTYDFGGNETPVRVIRHSGGNHVILGNTSPFIGGNSSAFFLEVDANGDSVRSWLYSERANTELLGLAEDTDGGILAAGTTNSVSQQREFVLAKFDCDGSLLWENIYGGPNSETFYDLAPANDLGYLCVGSRFFPSGPGLGDDRGTAVRFGSETFYVPPQCVPADSLVILHNAGANSNTLTWVGEESGAYFVYSTTDPLAVYPAGAWSQIGCTEAGPPPAASVMSWTDFDLTPTQKFYVVVHACNQSCGGGSSQ, encoded by the coding sequence ATGCACCTTTTGCTGATTCTAATTCTTGCCGCCTCACTGTGGGCCGTTCCCATTGACACAGTCTGGACACGAAAGTTCGGTTCAACTCTGACCGATTTGTCCCAAGGCGGCAGCGCAGACCTGAGCGGCGGCTATATCCTGACAGGGTACTATCAGCATCCCGCACCCAGCCCGCGCGGTCAGGACATGCTCGTTGTTCGGGTTAACGCCGATGGTGACACGATATATTCCCGAACGATTGGTGGTAATTCATCGGACAACGGCGCGGATGTCCACGTGAGTGCTGCGCAAACGCTGGTTATTGGCACCACGACATCATTTGGATCGAATCCCACGAACATTTATGCCGTGGCGCTCGATGATTCAGGTGACACTTTGTGGACGCGCCATTACGACTTGGGCGGGTCAGACGTTGCCTTTGCGGTCAAGCGCTCTTCGAACGGTGACTACTACATTGGAGGCTACACGAACGTCTCAGGGAACACGAACTTCTTGCTTATTAAAATCGACTCAACAGGTACGCTGCTGTGGTCGCGCACTCTCGGCGGAGCCTCGATTGACTGGGCATTCGATGTTGAACCCCTGAATGACGGCGGTTGCTTGATCGCTGGTGGAAGCGCGAGTTTTGGAGTCGGTGCCCCACCTCGAATGAATGGGTGGTTGATTCGCTATGAATTCGACGGCGACACGGTTTGGACCCGGACCTATGGAAGCGCGACCCTTGATGAACGCATAAACGACATCGAACCGACCGATGACGGCGGCTTCATTCTTGCCGGTTATCAGGATGACCCGATTGGTGATTTGGATGTCTTTGTTGTTAAGATTGATTCGAACGGTACCCAGCAGTGGAGCTATGTCTATGGCGGAGCCGGCGATGATGATGCGTTAGGTGTTGTCGAAGACTGCGGACGATTTCTGGTTGCCGGACACACAACATCATTCGGTGCGGGTGGTCGCGATGCGTATTTTCTCGCATTGGACGGCAACGGAGACACGTTGTGGACGATGACTTTGGGCGGCACGCTCGATGATATGCTCTATGCGCTGCATTCCGGTTGTTCCATTAGCGATCATCCGGGCTATTATGCTGCCGGGTTGACGCGCAACGGCACGAGCGGTCCGCAGGATGCATGGCTCGTCAGGCTCGCAGTCGAACCTGATTTGGTTTTCACATCTCCTTTTCCTTGCGACCGCTTCGTTTTCGGCGAAACTATAAATGCAACGTGGACAGACGACGGTCTCGAGGGATTTCCGCACCTATCTCTTGAACTGAACCGCGACTATCCGACCGGATCATGGGAAATGATCAACCCGTCTTTCCCCAATTCCGGATCCTACAGTTTCAATGCGACGACTCCGTCCGCGTACGATTGCAGACTGCGTTTGACCAAACTCGGGGGAGTGCCCGGTCAATGGGTAAGCGAGGAGTTTTCAATTATTCCTCCCGGAACGTTGCAGCCGCCGCAAGTTGACTGGGACAGCAGCTATCATCAAGACATCATTCGCGATTTCGAATACATTGAAAACGACGGTGGCTTCGCCTATCCGTTGGGGCAATCGGTTACGAAGCGGGATTCGATTGGCGGACTCCTATGGAGCTTCGCGATTTCTGATCCCGGAAATAACTTCAATTACTTTTCGGGCGACATCTGCGAACTCGGCAACGGAGACATTCTCACTGTGATGAGCATCGACTCTGCAGGAACATCGGACCCATCCACAATGTTCGTGCTGCGGCTCACTGCGGCAGGTGCTCTGTCCCCAATTAGTGTTGGAGGACGCCCAACCGGGCGAAGCGCGGGAGCCGTGGATATTGTTCCGGACGCGACCGGCGGATTCTGGGTCCTGGGAAGCACTTCGCCTGAGGCTGGCGGGTACGCCCCTCTTCCCGCGGTGATTCATTATCCCGACGTAAACACGCCGCAGCTCTTGGACATGTTCTTCTGTATTGCCCAAGCGGCAGCTATTGCTGACAGTGGACTGCTGATTGCCGCCTATTCCGGCGATCCTTTCGCTGTGCAGCAGGATTTGCATGTAATTCTCGTCAATGAATCCTATGATACCCTGTGGACTCGCACCTATGATTTCGGAGGTAACGAAACGCCTGTGCGTGTCATCAGACATTCCGGCGGCAATCATGTTATCCTCGGAAACACGTCGCCGTTCATTGGCGGCAATAGCTCCGCGTTTTTCCTCGAAGTCGATGCAAACGGTGACTCAGTTCGTTCGTGGCTCTACAGTGAACGCGCCAACACGGAGTTATTGGGGTTGGCGGAGGACACAGACGGCGGCATTCTTGCTGCCGGAACAACAAACAGTGTCAGCCAGCAGCGCGAATTTGTTCTCGCGAAGTTTGATTGCGACGGCTCACTCTTGTGGGAAAATATCTATGGTGGTCCGAATAGTGAAACGTTCTACGACTTGGCGCCGGCCAATGACCTCGGATATCTATGCGTGGGATCGCGTTTCTTTCCATCAGGACCGGGCTTGGGTGATGATCGCGGCACTGCCGTGAGATTCGGCTCTGAGACATTCTATGTGCCGCCTCAGTGTGTTCCGGCGGACAGCTTGGTGATTCTGCACAATGCCGGTGCCAACTCAAATACCCTGACGTGGGTAGGGGAGGAGAGTGGTGCGTATTTTGTCTACAGCACTACCGATCCACTGGCCGTATATCCCGCGGGTGCCTGGTCGCAAATCGGTTGCACGGAAGCCGGACCACCCCCGGCCGCTTCCGTGATGAGTTGGACTGATTTCGACCTGACCCCCACTCAGAAATTCTACGTTGTCGTTCATGCCTGCAACCAATCCTGCGGCGGTGGAAGCAGCCAATAA
- the dinB gene encoding DNA polymerase IV, which translates to MSKTIFHLDLDQFFAAVEIRDNPNLRGKPLLVGGTPSGRGVVTTASYEARKFGVRSGMPMHEALQLCPHAICVRSDTSRYVDASRRVRDILIDYTDRVEFISIDEAALDVTDVVWHWPSVSALANEIQNRIEREVGITASIGAGASRCVAKLASGMHKPRGFTHIPPSKIAEIMGPLPVEEMNGVGPATRHVLNGLGIRTLGDLAIYPTDVLRNKLGSRGPELQLLARGGGNSTVLRAEDLPPEKSMSHETTFFEDQTNPDAILGRMLLLCEKVARRLRTARLTGRVVTVKIRYKGFDTVHQQKKLARFVHMETDIFIAAKIIFEQIYDSSRPVRLIGVDVSQLVPMGRVLQQELFAPRQDKEALTHACDDIKERFGANLIGYAGNMMGPKDRFHTARRGRQFGSISFRYEGMNGR; encoded by the coding sequence ATGAGTAAAACCATCTTTCACCTCGACCTCGATCAGTTTTTTGCGGCGGTCGAGATCCGCGACAACCCCAATCTGCGCGGCAAACCCTTACTGGTCGGCGGTACCCCCTCCGGTCGCGGTGTGGTCACGACTGCGTCCTATGAGGCTCGCAAGTTCGGCGTCCGCTCCGGTATGCCTATGCATGAAGCCTTGCAGCTTTGTCCCCATGCCATCTGTGTCCGGTCCGATACCAGTCGCTACGTGGACGCGTCCCGGCGTGTGCGGGATATTCTGATTGACTACACCGATCGCGTTGAGTTTATCTCGATCGATGAGGCCGCGCTTGATGTGACCGACGTTGTATGGCACTGGCCGAGTGTCAGCGCGCTTGCCAATGAAATTCAAAATCGTATCGAACGCGAAGTCGGCATCACCGCGTCCATCGGAGCCGGCGCCTCCCGATGTGTCGCCAAGCTCGCCAGCGGTATGCACAAACCCCGCGGGTTCACTCACATTCCGCCATCGAAAATCGCTGAAATCATGGGCCCGCTTCCCGTTGAAGAAATGAACGGTGTCGGTCCCGCAACCCGGCATGTCCTGAACGGACTCGGCATTCGCACACTCGGAGACTTGGCCATCTATCCAACCGATGTGCTGCGCAACAAGCTTGGCTCACGCGGACCGGAGTTGCAGCTCCTCGCCCGCGGTGGAGGTAACAGCACCGTTCTCCGTGCCGAAGACCTGCCGCCCGAAAAATCCATGAGCCACGAGACCACCTTCTTTGAAGACCAGACGAATCCCGATGCGATTCTCGGGCGGATGCTCCTGCTCTGTGAAAAGGTCGCCCGCCGACTCCGGACTGCCCGTTTGACCGGCCGCGTCGTCACCGTGAAGATTCGCTACAAAGGGTTTGACACCGTCCATCAGCAAAAAAAGCTCGCCCGCTTCGTGCATATGGAAACCGATATCTTCATTGCCGCCAAAATAATCTTCGAACAAATTTATGATTCATCGCGGCCTGTCCGGTTGATCGGTGTGGACGTGTCGCAGTTGGTGCCCATGGGACGAGTGCTTCAGCAGGAACTTTTCGCGCCGCGGCAGGACAAGGAGGCGCTGACACACGCCTGTGACGATATCAAGGAGCGCTTTGGCGCCAATTTGATCGGTTATGCCGGAAACATGATGGGACCTAAAGATCGCTTTCACACGGCTCGGCGGGGTCGGCAATTCGGTTCCATTTCGTTTCGCTATGAAGGGATGAACGGACGATGA
- a CDS encoding Ig-like domain-containing protein translates to MSRIFIISLLASTIAVSCTQEGDTYVTNITSPEDWHPPVIEWHTQPEPEVRGTVGLDFGITDSSEIVAVRAYLNGAVTDSDFTTPYRFELITDSLLDGVHLVEIRATDAFGNMGVSPMLRVNVMNSVAQGPQLIWVPDEFARIQDAINAAIDFDTIRVRPGTYYETLNTFGKGIWLESELGPTRTFVDAGLGNNAIYLPSGSGSVGIRGFRLNGSGHIIRVDGGVMVKFVNNMIISPAGEDFVITDFCGGEFRNNFFSGTEYGFQIGYFLGQVRNNAFVNVHGVAFWNAAIYTNPIEYKYNCFWNNGENYREGEPIGIGDVFSDPLIDIELGTLLPSSPCQDSGDPALIDKDSTRSDIGPFGGPV, encoded by the coding sequence ATGTCACGAATCTTCATCATTTCTCTGCTTGCGAGCACCATAGCAGTTTCTTGCACGCAAGAGGGCGACACCTATGTCACCAACATCACTTCGCCCGAAGATTGGCACCCTCCGGTCATCGAGTGGCACACACAGCCCGAGCCCGAAGTGCGCGGCACGGTTGGATTGGACTTTGGCATCACAGACAGTTCTGAAATCGTTGCGGTGCGCGCATATCTGAATGGCGCAGTGACAGATTCCGATTTCACAACTCCTTATCGTTTCGAGTTGATCACGGATTCGCTGCTCGACGGCGTGCATCTTGTCGAGATTCGCGCGACCGACGCCTTCGGCAACATGGGCGTCAGTCCGATGCTGCGAGTCAACGTCATGAATTCGGTCGCCCAAGGCCCGCAGTTGATCTGGGTGCCGGATGAGTTTGCAAGAATCCAAGACGCCATCAATGCGGCGATTGATTTTGACACGATTCGAGTCAGACCGGGAACATACTATGAAACCTTGAATACGTTTGGCAAGGGGATTTGGCTCGAATCGGAACTGGGGCCGACAAGAACGTTTGTTGATGCTGGCCTCGGCAACAATGCGATATACCTTCCTTCTGGAAGTGGAAGCGTCGGTATTCGGGGGTTTCGACTCAATGGGAGTGGCCACATTATTCGTGTTGACGGAGGGGTAATGGTTAAGTTTGTTAACAACATGATCATTTCACCTGCAGGCGAGGACTTTGTGATCACGGATTTTTGTGGCGGAGAATTCCGAAACAACTTCTTCTCCGGAACCGAGTATGGCTTTCAAATCGGCTACTTTTTGGGACAGGTTCGAAACAACGCCTTTGTCAATGTGCATGGCGTGGCGTTTTGGAATGCCGCAATTTACACAAATCCGATTGAGTACAAATACAATTGCTTCTGGAACAACGGTGAAAATTATAGAGAGGGAGAACCTATCGGCATTGGCGATGTTTTCTCAGATCCGCTTATAGACATAGAGTTGGGAACTTTGCTTCCGTCTTCTCCGTGTCAAGATAGTGGGGACCCGGCGCTAATAGATAAAGATAGCACAAGATCGGATATTGGTCCCTTTGGAGGACCAGTCTAA
- a CDS encoding DUF1385 domain-containing protein, which translates to MSTELAMGGQALIEGVMMRSPHRVAMAARTPDGGIALRAYPYRPITRRHKLLGLPIVRGAVGMVEAMKVGVDALNWSAEKAEPAAESGAQKASLKERMLGLLSTTVAIAFGVGIFLYLPYVLAKLLVGGEENQVPFHLVAGAGRIIALIGYMWIISKFKDIYRVFQYHGSEHKTIFAYEQGQILDPAQVLKQTRFHPRCGTSFLLIVAISAILFFVVVDTAVVALWGPYRNALTRLLAHLPLIPLVAGVSFELLKFSARHTRNPLVNALIQPGLWLQKITTKEPEAPMCEVAICALEEALRDPADAIEIDTVFAPGQHPYSRATASVAAMF; encoded by the coding sequence ATGTCCACGGAACTGGCCATGGGTGGACAAGCTCTGATCGAAGGCGTCATGATGCGCAGCCCCCATCGGGTAGCAATGGCGGCTCGAACTCCGGATGGAGGAATTGCTCTCAGAGCGTACCCCTATCGTCCCATCACACGCCGACATAAGCTCCTCGGCCTCCCAATCGTCCGCGGCGCTGTCGGCATGGTCGAAGCCATGAAAGTTGGTGTGGATGCACTAAATTGGTCTGCCGAAAAGGCCGAACCTGCAGCAGAGTCCGGAGCACAAAAGGCCTCCCTGAAGGAGCGGATGCTGGGTCTGTTATCCACTACTGTCGCGATCGCTTTTGGTGTCGGAATCTTCCTGTACCTACCCTACGTTCTGGCTAAACTCCTCGTCGGCGGCGAGGAAAACCAAGTTCCTTTCCATCTCGTCGCAGGTGCTGGCCGTATCATTGCGCTAATCGGCTACATGTGGATTATTTCCAAATTCAAAGACATCTACCGGGTCTTCCAATACCACGGCTCAGAGCACAAGACTATCTTCGCGTACGAGCAGGGCCAGATTCTCGACCCCGCTCAAGTCTTGAAGCAGACCCGCTTCCATCCCCGTTGCGGCACCAGCTTCCTGCTCATCGTGGCCATCTCGGCCATCCTATTTTTTGTGGTCGTGGACACCGCCGTTGTTGCTCTGTGGGGACCTTATAGGAATGCTCTTACTCGGTTGCTCGCACATCTGCCCTTGATTCCGTTAGTGGCCGGCGTGTCCTTTGAGCTCTTGAAATTCTCCGCCCGACACACCCGTAATCCCCTGGTCAATGCCTTGATCCAACCTGGCCTGTGGCTTCAAAAAATCACCACCAAAGAACCCGAGGCGCCCATGTGCGAAGTCGCCATTTGTGCCCTCGAAGAGGCTCTGCGCGACCCGGCCGATGCCATCGAGATTGACACCGTCTTTGCGCCCGGCCAGCATCCCTATTCCCGCGCCACAGCATCCGTGGCCGCCATGTTCTGA
- the ychF gene encoding redox-regulated ATPase YchF — MNIGLIGAPQSGKTTVFHLLTGTEPDAAASHKRETLRAVTQVPDPRVDKLGELSESRKLVYTTVEYLDTPGLEEGASKQSWFEGVFSGELKNADALALVVRGFELDGALESSDPPRDIRRIQDELIFSDLIVIEKRHDKLQKQVRVKTPSAQETMELEVLERAKAQLEEGKPLRVLDLGVHEKKALRGFQLLSEKPMLVVLNLAEGNLSNALSFADKLTTEFAADGMAVIGLSAAIEAEIARLDDEERAVFMADLGVTESARDRVLQASYNLLGLQSFLTTGDKETRAWPIHKGETAVDAAGVIHTDLAKGFIRAEVVHYDDFVREGGYPGCKAKGLVRLEGKEYVVKDGDILVIRHSG, encoded by the coding sequence GTGAATATCGGCCTCATCGGTGCTCCCCAATCCGGGAAAACCACCGTTTTTCATCTCCTGACCGGCACTGAGCCGGATGCGGCAGCATCGCATAAGCGCGAAACGCTGCGTGCTGTGACGCAAGTGCCCGACCCGCGCGTGGACAAGCTCGGCGAATTGAGCGAGTCCCGCAAACTCGTCTACACGACCGTCGAGTATCTGGATACGCCCGGCCTCGAAGAAGGCGCGTCCAAACAAAGCTGGTTCGAAGGCGTCTTCAGCGGCGAACTCAAGAATGCAGATGCACTCGCACTCGTCGTGCGCGGCTTTGAACTCGACGGCGCCCTCGAATCCTCTGACCCGCCGCGGGACATTCGCCGGATTCAGGACGAGCTCATCTTCAGTGACTTAATCGTCATCGAGAAACGCCATGACAAGCTGCAAAAGCAGGTGCGCGTCAAGACTCCGTCGGCTCAAGAGACGATGGAGCTCGAAGTGCTGGAACGCGCCAAAGCGCAACTCGAAGAGGGCAAGCCATTGCGTGTGCTCGACCTCGGCGTTCACGAAAAGAAAGCCCTGCGCGGATTTCAACTGTTGAGTGAGAAGCCGATGTTGGTGGTCCTCAACCTTGCCGAAGGAAATTTGAGCAACGCCTTAAGTTTCGCCGACAAACTCACGACCGAATTTGCCGCCGACGGTATGGCAGTTATTGGTCTGTCCGCCGCCATCGAAGCCGAGATCGCTCGACTTGACGACGAAGAGCGCGCCGTATTCATGGCCGATTTAGGCGTTACCGAGTCCGCCCGCGACCGCGTCCTTCAAGCAAGTTACAACTTGCTGGGTCTCCAAAGTTTCCTCACCACCGGCGACAAGGAAACCCGCGCCTGGCCTATCCACAAAGGTGAAACTGCTGTGGATGCCGCAGGTGTTATCCACACCGACCTCGCAAAAGGCTTCATCCGCGCAGAGGTTGTCCACTATGACGACTTCGTCCGCGAAGGCGGCTACCCCGGCTGCAAGGCCAAAGGTCTCGTCAGATTGGAAGGAAAAGAGTACGTCGTTAAAGACGGTGACATCCTCGTCATCAGGCACAGCGGTTGA
- a CDS encoding type IV pilus twitching motility protein PilT: MSARIDIRKLLEELIAARGSDLHIAVNSPPRVRVDQQLVPLKYDPLTPEDCKALAYSILTDKQQKKLELEYEVDFAFGIEGLSRFRGNIFFQRGSLTTVIRAIPFTIPQIEQLRLPRICQTFPNKPKGLILVTGPTGSGKSTSLAAIIDRINSERPVHIITVEDPVEYVHSHKRALVNQREVGADTKSFATALKYVLRQDPDVILVGEMRDQETIQAALTAAETGHLVFATLHTNSATESVNRIIDVFPPHQQGQVRAQLSMSLEAVMTQKLIPKRSGQGVVLAAEVMILTPAIRALIRENKVHEMYGILQVSQKYGMQTLNMSLYDLVMTKQISPERALMVANAAEELQRMIGPAATPTQQPGRPAIQPR; this comes from the coding sequence ATGAGCGCAAGGATTGACATTCGCAAACTGCTCGAAGAGCTGATTGCGGCCCGGGGAAGCGATTTGCACATTGCGGTGAACAGTCCGCCCCGAGTCCGGGTTGACCAGCAGCTTGTGCCGCTTAAGTATGATCCGCTGACTCCCGAAGATTGCAAGGCGCTTGCCTACAGCATTCTCACGGACAAGCAGCAGAAGAAGCTGGAACTCGAATACGAAGTCGACTTCGCATTCGGAATAGAGGGATTGTCGCGATTTCGCGGTAACATCTTCTTTCAGCGCGGATCGCTCACGACGGTCATCCGAGCGATTCCATTCACGATTCCGCAAATCGAACAGCTCCGGCTGCCGAGAATCTGTCAGACTTTTCCGAACAAGCCGAAAGGCCTTATTTTGGTGACCGGGCCGACGGGATCAGGCAAGTCAACAAGCCTTGCGGCGATTATCGACCGAATCAATAGTGAACGCCCCGTCCACATCATCACAGTAGAAGACCCGGTTGAATACGTTCATTCGCACAAGCGGGCGCTGGTGAATCAACGTGAAGTTGGAGCGGATACGAAGAGCTTTGCGACCGCTCTCAAATATGTGCTGCGTCAGGACCCCGACGTCATTCTTGTCGGCGAAATGAGAGATCAGGAGACCATTCAAGCCGCGCTGACGGCGGCAGAAACAGGACACCTTGTCTTTGCAACTTTGCATACCAACTCGGCGACGGAATCGGTGAACAGAATCATCGACGTCTTTCCGCCTCATCAACAGGGACAGGTCCGCGCTCAGCTATCGATGTCCCTCGAAGCAGTGATGACTCAAAAGCTGATTCCGAAGAGATCCGGACAAGGCGTCGTGCTGGCCGCCGAAGTGATGATCCTGACGCCAGCCATTCGCGCGTTGATTCGCGAGAACAAGGTGCATGAAATGTACGGCATCCTTCAGGTATCCCAGAAGTACGGAATGCAGACCCTGAATATGTCACTTTATGATTTGGTGATGACGAAGCAAATCAGCCCTGAGCGTGCGCTCATGGTAGCAAATGCTGCTGAAGAACTTCAGCGGATGATAGGTCCGGCGGCCACGCCCACACAGCAACCGGGCAGGCCGGCAATTCAGCCGCGCTAA